From the Oncorhynchus nerka isolate Pitt River linkage group LG28, Oner_Uvic_2.0, whole genome shotgun sequence genome, one window contains:
- the LOC115113164 gene encoding tetraspanin-14-like — translation MHYYRYENAEVSFCYKYLMFSYNIIFWLAGAAFIAIGFWAWSEKGVLLDLTQVTRLHGFDPVWLVLLVGAITFILGFAGCVGALRENICLLKFFSGVIGLIFFLELTAAVLAFVFQDNVREWINDFFLANVKAYREDIDLQNLIDSLQKLNHCCGAKEPDDWNLNVYFNCTNNNPSRERCGVPFSCCLSDPADSVLNTQCGYDVRKHLKGDWINYIYIKGCIPALEEWLPRNLYIVAGVFIIISLLQMMGIFLARTLIVDIEKVKFNY, via the exons ATGCACTACTATCGTTATGAAAATGCAGAAGTCAGCTTCTGTTACAAGTACCTCATGTTCAGCTACAACATCATATTTTGG CTGGCTGGAGCAGCATTCATCGCCATTGGGTTCTGGGCCTGGAGTGAGAAG GGAGTACTGTTGGACCTGACACAGGTGACACGGCTGCATGGCTTTGACCCCGTGTGGCTGGTGCTGCTGGTGGGAGCGATCACCTTCATCCTGGGCTTTGCAGGATGTGTAGGAGCACTCAGGGAGAACATATGCCTCCTCAAGTTT TTCTCAGGGGTGATCGGGTTAATCTTCTTCCTGGAACTGACTGCGGCCGTGCTGGCGTTCGTCTTCCAGGACAACGTCAGAGAGTGGATCAACGACTTCTTCCTGGCCAACGTCAAGGCCTACAGAGAGGACATCGACCTGCAAAACCTGATTGACTCCCTGCAAAAGCTg AACCACTGCTGCGGAGCCAAGGAGCCTGATGACTGGAACCTGAACGTCTACTTCAACTGCACCAACAACAACCCCAGCAGAGAGCGGTGCGGAGTGCCCTTCTCCTGCTGCCTTAGTGACCCTGCA gactcTGTTTTAAACACCCAGTGTGGCTATGATGTCCGTAAACATCTAAAG GGGGACTGGATCAACTATATTTACATCAAGGGCTGCATCCCAGCCTTAGAGGAATGGCTTCCACGGAATCTCTACATAGTAGCTGGAGtattcatcattatatctctgcTTCAG ATGATGGGCATCTTCTTGGCTCGGACACTGATTGTCGACATTGAGAAGGTCAAGTTTAACTACTAG